In Micromonospora sp. LH3U1, one genomic interval encodes:
- a CDS encoding sugar phosphate isomerase/epimerase family protein yields the protein MPDHTASDASRTGRLSRRSLLAASASAAAAIGAAGLPVLATGTPALANPGNASKLRVEPLIPTRNRGIILYSVRDRITAAPDDSGVPYGFERVLARLAEIGYKEIEFAGYTQSTEILGRQITPAEIRKILDDNGLVANGTHASIQAATFQQQLDIAEELGMKNIGTGSDPTSSAYKAEWDAAADIWNELGRQARARGMRLYTHNHDVAYSFLIDRGPRDAQGRQTRSSGIRRLEYFFEITDPRYVFFELDIYWAYVARYKHQKYVNPAGNEVTDLFDPILTVADRTTRFPLFHAKDGDRDTSVPNGHQMVPLGEGDINFQQFFQTIGERNFHHANWEMDTAPGGTENKGQSLDFAATSYRNMSDLTIYVKK from the coding sequence ATGCCAGACCACACCGCATCCGACGCCTCCCGTACCGGCCGGCTCAGCCGCCGGTCCCTGCTCGCCGCCTCCGCCAGCGCCGCCGCCGCGATCGGTGCGGCCGGCCTGCCGGTCCTCGCCACCGGCACCCCCGCGCTCGCCAACCCCGGCAACGCGAGCAAGCTGCGGGTCGAGCCGCTGATCCCGACCAGGAACCGCGGCATCATCCTCTACAGCGTCCGCGACCGGATCACCGCCGCGCCCGACGACAGCGGGGTGCCCTACGGCTTCGAGCGCGTCCTCGCCCGGCTCGCCGAGATCGGCTACAAGGAGATCGAGTTCGCCGGCTACACCCAGAGCACCGAGATCCTGGGCCGGCAGATCACTCCCGCCGAGATCCGCAAGATCCTCGACGACAACGGCCTGGTGGCCAACGGCACCCACGCTTCCATCCAGGCGGCCACCTTCCAGCAGCAGCTGGACATCGCCGAGGAACTCGGCATGAAGAACATCGGCACCGGCAGCGACCCGACCAGCAGCGCGTACAAGGCCGAGTGGGACGCCGCCGCGGACATCTGGAACGAGTTGGGTCGGCAGGCCCGAGCCCGGGGCATGCGGCTCTACACGCACAACCACGACGTCGCGTACAGCTTCCTGATCGACCGTGGCCCCCGCGACGCCCAGGGCCGGCAGACCCGATCCTCCGGCATCCGACGGCTGGAGTACTTCTTCGAGATCACCGACCCGCGGTACGTCTTCTTCGAGCTCGACATCTACTGGGCCTACGTGGCCCGCTACAAGCACCAGAAGTACGTCAACCCGGCCGGCAACGAGGTGACCGACCTGTTCGACCCGATCCTCACCGTGGCCGACCGGACCACCCGGTTCCCGCTCTTCCACGCCAAGGACGGTGACCGGGACACCAGCGTGCCCAACGGCCACCAGATGGTTCCGTTGGGCGAGGGCGACATCAACTTCCAGCAGTTCTTCCAGACCATCGGCGAGCGGAACTTCCACCACGCCAACTGGGAGATGGACACCGCCCCCGGCGGCACGGAGAACAAGGGCCAGTCGCTCGACTTCGCGGCGACCAGCTACCGCAACATGTCCGACCTGACCATCTACGTCAAGAAGTGA
- a CDS encoding M1 family metallopeptidase, producing the protein MVLTGRTPVSRRLATTATALTCVIGLSVAGCTGDDSDGFRPGAADAGDPYVPGRGNGGYDVSHYGLDIRYDPSTDRLTGRAVITATTTQDLSRFNLDLDGLDVSAVTIGDARADHRRDDGELVVTPRDRLSRGRQFTVTVDYAGVPDPVVDGSLGSGGFLHTADGAVAVGQPDSAATWFPVNDHPSDKASYDLAVTVPDGLAALSNGVPGPKSSADGWTTWRWSERAPMASYLSMLVIGDYRVVTGTHAGRPMVTAVAASLPPAGGAASSLARTGAIVDFLASRFGPYPFDSYGGIVIADDRIGYALETQSRPVYGPAFFADDRPNPGVIAHELAHQWFGDSVSLSRWSDIWLNEGFASYAEWLWEEHDGGRTAQRNFELQYAATDWSQPSVEPGREQMFGTAVYKRGALAVHALRRTVGDDMFFRILRTWTTERAAGNATTADLVALAERVADRQLRPLFDAWLVGGSAPTLP; encoded by the coding sequence ATGGTCCTGACCGGACGGACACCGGTCAGCCGTCGACTGGCCACCACGGCCACCGCGCTGACCTGCGTCATCGGGCTGTCCGTGGCGGGTTGCACGGGCGACGACAGCGACGGGTTCCGGCCCGGAGCGGCCGACGCGGGGGACCCGTACGTGCCGGGGCGCGGCAACGGCGGCTACGACGTCAGCCACTACGGCCTGGACATCCGCTACGACCCGTCGACCGACCGGCTGACCGGTCGAGCCGTCATCACGGCCACGACCACTCAGGACCTGTCCCGGTTCAATCTCGACCTGGACGGCCTGGACGTCAGCGCCGTCACCATCGGTGACGCACGAGCCGACCACCGTCGCGACGACGGCGAGTTGGTGGTGACCCCGCGCGACAGGCTCTCGCGCGGCCGACAGTTCACCGTGACGGTCGACTACGCGGGCGTACCCGACCCCGTCGTCGACGGGTCGTTGGGCAGCGGCGGCTTCCTGCACACCGCCGACGGCGCGGTCGCGGTCGGCCAACCCGACTCGGCCGCCACCTGGTTCCCGGTCAACGACCATCCGTCGGACAAGGCGAGCTACGACCTGGCGGTGACCGTCCCGGACGGCCTGGCCGCACTGAGCAACGGGGTGCCCGGGCCGAAGAGCAGCGCCGACGGCTGGACCACCTGGCGCTGGTCGGAGCGCGCCCCGATGGCCAGCTACCTGAGCATGCTGGTGATCGGTGACTACCGGGTGGTGACTGGCACTCACGCCGGCCGGCCGATGGTCACGGCGGTGGCGGCGAGCCTGCCGCCGGCCGGCGGCGCGGCCAGCTCACTGGCCCGCACCGGTGCGATCGTGGACTTCCTGGCCAGCCGCTTCGGCCCGTACCCGTTCGACTCCTACGGCGGCATCGTCATCGCCGACGACCGGATCGGGTACGCCCTGGAGACCCAGTCCCGCCCGGTCTACGGGCCCGCCTTCTTCGCGGACGACCGGCCCAACCCGGGCGTCATCGCGCACGAGCTGGCCCACCAGTGGTTCGGCGACAGCGTGTCGCTGAGCAGGTGGAGCGACATCTGGCTCAACGAGGGCTTCGCCAGCTACGCCGAGTGGCTGTGGGAGGAGCACGACGGCGGCCGGACCGCCCAGCGCAACTTCGAGCTCCAGTACGCGGCGACGGACTGGTCGCAGCCGTCGGTCGAGCCGGGCCGGGAGCAGATGTTCGGCACGGCCGTCTACAAGCGCGGGGCGCTCGCAGTGCACGCGTTGCGCCGGACCGTCGGCGACGACATGTTCTTCCGCATCCTGCGCACCTGGACCACCGAGCGGGCGGCGGGTAACGCGACCACCGCGGACCTCGTCGCGCTGGCCGAGCGGGTGGCGGATCGGCAGTTGCGCCCACTCTTCGACGCCTGGTTGGTGGGTGGGTCAGCTCCCACACTGCCGTGA
- a CDS encoding M1 family metallopeptidase has product MRVTRHGLRMGVGLLVTGALALSGCDSTAPAAGPSPSASATPQRTFTAGAAGVGDAYFPTYGNGGYDVGRYTVKVRYDPAKDQLTGTTTVQATATADLSTFNLDLAGLTVTAVTVDGVPATHARERNELVIKPASGLINGNGFVAEITYKGVPKPLTNETLGDGGFLHTSDGAIALGQPESASTWFPVNDHPSDKAAYEFEVTVPDGLTAVSNGVPGGKTSTDGWTTWKWSEKSPMASYLSTLVIGKFRITTAQHKGRPVYSAVTTTVAKGAADASIAQTVKVADYLESVFGPYPFDAYGGVVVSDSRISYALETQSRPVYSATFFRQGENTEVVAHELAHQWFGDSVALAKWEDIWLNEGFATYAEWLWAEHTKKYTAKEAFDIRYARVPAQVWKTPPGKPGVDQLFSESVYQRGGMTLHALRVAVGDKAFFEIVKTWAAEKSNGTATTAEFVALAERISGKQLDAVFDAWLYGTKKPALPKRL; this is encoded by the coding sequence ATGCGGGTGACGCGGCACGGACTGCGGATGGGCGTCGGTCTGCTGGTGACCGGGGCACTCGCACTGTCCGGATGCGACTCGACGGCCCCGGCGGCGGGGCCGTCACCGAGCGCGTCCGCCACACCGCAGCGGACGTTCACCGCGGGCGCGGCGGGGGTCGGCGACGCCTACTTCCCGACCTACGGCAACGGTGGCTACGACGTCGGGCGGTACACGGTCAAGGTGCGCTACGACCCTGCCAAGGACCAGCTGACCGGTACGACCACCGTGCAGGCCACCGCGACGGCGGACCTGTCGACGTTCAACCTCGACCTGGCCGGCCTGACCGTCACCGCGGTCACCGTGGACGGCGTACCGGCGACCCACGCTCGGGAGCGCAACGAGCTGGTCATCAAGCCGGCCTCCGGCCTGATCAACGGCAACGGGTTCGTCGCCGAGATCACCTACAAGGGGGTGCCGAAGCCGCTGACGAACGAGACGCTCGGTGACGGCGGCTTTCTGCACACCTCCGACGGTGCCATCGCGCTGGGTCAGCCCGAGTCGGCCAGCACCTGGTTCCCGGTCAACGACCACCCGTCCGACAAGGCGGCCTACGAGTTCGAGGTCACCGTTCCGGACGGCCTGACCGCGGTCAGCAACGGCGTTCCCGGCGGTAAGACCAGCACGGATGGTTGGACCACCTGGAAGTGGTCGGAGAAGTCGCCGATGGCCAGCTACCTGAGCACGCTGGTGATCGGCAAGTTCCGGATCACCACTGCGCAGCACAAGGGCCGCCCGGTGTACAGCGCGGTCACCACCACCGTGGCCAAGGGCGCCGCCGATGCGTCGATCGCGCAGACCGTCAAGGTGGCCGACTATCTGGAGAGCGTGTTCGGGCCGTACCCGTTCGACGCGTACGGCGGTGTGGTGGTCTCGGACAGCCGGATCTCCTACGCGTTGGAGACGCAGAGCCGCCCGGTCTACTCGGCGACCTTCTTCCGGCAGGGCGAGAACACCGAGGTGGTCGCCCACGAGCTGGCGCACCAGTGGTTCGGTGACAGCGTCGCGCTGGCCAAGTGGGAGGACATCTGGCTCAACGAGGGCTTCGCGACGTACGCCGAGTGGCTCTGGGCCGAGCACACCAAGAAGTACACCGCCAAGGAGGCGTTCGACATCCGGTACGCCAGGGTGCCCGCCCAGGTGTGGAAGACGCCGCCGGGCAAGCCGGGGGTCGACCAGTTGTTCAGCGAGTCGGTGTACCAGCGCGGTGGCATGACCCTGCACGCCCTGCGGGTGGCCGTCGGCGACAAGGCGTTCTTCGAGATCGTCAAGACCTGGGCGGCGGAGAAGAGCAACGGCACCGCCACCACGGCCGAGTTCGTGGCCCTCGCCGAGCGCATCTCCGGCAAGCAGCTGGACGCGGTCTTCGACGCCTGGCTCTACGGAACGAAAAAACCCGCCCTGCCCAAGAGGCTCTAA
- a CDS encoding FAD-dependent oxidoreductase has product MRYDVVVIGSGFGGSVTALRLAEKGYSVAVLEAGRRFADDEFPQTSWRARRFLWAPKLGCYGIQRLTLLRPADRRSGNGVLVLSGAGVGGGSLVYANTLYEPLPAFYTDPQWRDITDWRDELTRHYDQAKRMLGVTTYPVDTGADRAMRAVAERMGVGHTFHATPVGVHIGRPGQRVADPYFGGAGPERTGCLHCGSCMTGCRHGAKNTLVKNYLWLAERLGAIVHPLTTVTAVKPAAEGGYEVHTVRTGAWVRHRRQVIRADQVVFAAGALGTQRLLHAMKDDGVLPELSPRLGELTRTNSEAILGASVARQQARSEGLDFTDGVAITSSFHPDPQTHIEPVRYGRGSNAMGLLQSLLVDGGPHRVRRWLGSIVRQPGLAARMLSVRGWSERTVIALVMQSVDNSLTTRWRRGALGRRLVTGPGHGTPSPTWIPAGNTAARLLADEIGGTPGGSLTEPFDIPVTAHILGGAVIGATPADGVIDPWHRVYGHPGLHVVDGAAVSANLGVNPSLTITAQAERAMSFWPNKGEEDPRPALDTPYRRLTPVPPHHPAVPTNAPGALRG; this is encoded by the coding sequence ATGCGGTATGACGTGGTCGTCATCGGGTCCGGCTTCGGCGGCAGCGTCACCGCGCTTCGGCTGGCCGAGAAGGGCTATTCGGTCGCTGTGCTGGAAGCCGGTCGGCGTTTCGCCGACGACGAGTTTCCGCAGACGTCCTGGCGTGCCCGCCGGTTCCTCTGGGCACCGAAGCTGGGCTGCTACGGCATTCAGCGGCTCACCCTGCTCCGTCCGGCCGACCGACGTTCCGGCAATGGGGTGCTGGTGCTCTCCGGCGCCGGGGTGGGTGGCGGTTCACTGGTCTACGCGAACACCCTCTACGAGCCGCTGCCAGCCTTCTACACCGACCCGCAGTGGCGGGACATCACCGACTGGCGTGACGAGTTGACCCGCCACTACGACCAGGCGAAGCGGATGCTCGGCGTCACCACGTACCCCGTGGACACCGGCGCGGACCGCGCCATGCGGGCGGTGGCCGAGCGGATGGGGGTCGGGCACACCTTCCACGCCACCCCGGTGGGTGTGCACATCGGCCGCCCCGGCCAGCGGGTCGCCGACCCGTACTTCGGTGGCGCCGGCCCGGAGCGCACCGGCTGCCTGCACTGCGGCTCGTGCATGACCGGCTGCCGGCACGGGGCGAAGAACACACTGGTCAAGAACTACCTGTGGCTCGCCGAGCGGCTGGGCGCCATCGTGCACCCGCTGACCACCGTGACCGCCGTCAAACCCGCAGCAGAGGGCGGGTACGAGGTGCACACCGTCCGCACCGGCGCCTGGGTGCGTCACCGCCGCCAGGTGATCCGCGCCGACCAGGTGGTCTTCGCCGCCGGGGCGCTCGGCACCCAACGGCTGCTGCACGCGATGAAGGACGACGGCGTGCTGCCCGAACTCTCTCCCCGCCTGGGCGAGCTGACCCGGACCAACTCGGAGGCCATCCTGGGCGCCTCGGTGGCACGCCAGCAGGCCCGGTCCGAAGGGCTGGACTTCACCGACGGCGTGGCGATCACCAGCTCGTTCCACCCCGACCCGCAGACCCACATCGAGCCGGTCCGCTACGGGCGCGGCTCCAACGCCATGGGGCTGCTCCAGTCGCTGCTGGTCGACGGCGGCCCACACCGGGTGCGGCGCTGGCTCGGCAGCATCGTGCGGCAGCCAGGGCTGGCCGCCCGGATGCTGTCGGTGCGCGGCTGGTCGGAGCGGACGGTGATCGCCCTGGTGATGCAGTCGGTGGACAACTCGCTGACCACGCGCTGGCGGCGCGGCGCGCTCGGCCGCCGGCTGGTCACCGGCCCGGGCCACGGCACGCCGAGCCCGACCTGGATCCCGGCCGGCAACACCGCCGCCCGGCTGCTCGCCGACGAGATCGGCGGCACCCCCGGAGGCTCGCTCACCGAGCCGTTCGACATCCCGGTGACCGCGCACATCCTGGGCGGGGCGGTGATCGGGGCGACCCCGGCCGACGGGGTGATCGACCCCTGGCACCGGGTGTACGGCCATCCCGGGCTGCACGTCGTCGACGGCGCCGCGGTCTCGGCCAACCTCGGCGTGAACCCCTCGTTGACGATCACCGCGCAGGCGGAACGAGCGATGTCCTTCTGGCCCAACAAGGGCGAGGAGGACCCCCGCCCGGCGCTGGATACGCCGTACCGTCGGCTGACCCCCGTACCCCCGCACCACCCGGCGGTGCCGACGAACGCCCCGGGCGCGCTGCGCGGCTGA
- the guaA gene encoding glutamine-hydrolyzing GMP synthase, with the protein MSLPRPVLVVDFGAQYAQLIARRVREAKVYSEIVPHSMPIAEMLAKNPAAIILSGGPASVYAPDAPQIDAGLFTADVPVFGICYGFQAMAQALGGTVTKTGNREYGGTPLRPRLLDPGVLLRDLPADLPVWMSHGDCVTEAPEGFTVTAESAGAPVAAFEDVAGRRAGVQFHPEVGHTAHGQEMLTRFLYDIAGIAPTWTPENIIDEQVARIRAQIGDKEVICGLSGGVDSAVAAALVHKAVGDQLTCVFVDHGLLRAGEAEQVEKDYVAATGIKLKVVDAADRFLGALAEVTDPEQKRKIIGREFIRVFEAAAREIAAHGDVEFLVQGTLYPDVVESGGGTGTANIKSHHNVGGLPEDLKFALVEPLRTLFKDEVRALGLQLGLPEAMVWRHPFPGPGLAIRIIGAVNQERLDLLREADLIAREELTAAGLDRGVWQFPVVLLADVRSVGVQGDGRSYGHPVVLRPVSSEDAMTADWSRLPYEVVARISTRITNEVAEVNRVVLDVTSKPPGTIEWE; encoded by the coding sequence ATGAGCCTGCCTCGCCCCGTCCTTGTGGTGGACTTCGGAGCCCAGTACGCCCAGCTCATCGCCCGCCGGGTCCGTGAGGCGAAGGTCTACTCCGAGATCGTGCCGCACTCGATGCCGATCGCCGAGATGCTGGCGAAGAACCCGGCCGCGATCATCCTCTCCGGTGGCCCGGCCAGCGTCTACGCGCCGGACGCGCCGCAGATCGACGCGGGCCTGTTCACCGCCGACGTGCCGGTCTTCGGCATCTGCTACGGCTTCCAGGCGATGGCCCAGGCGCTCGGCGGCACGGTCACGAAGACCGGCAACCGTGAGTACGGTGGCACGCCGCTGCGCCCCCGCCTCCTCGACCCCGGTGTGCTGCTCCGCGACCTGCCCGCCGACCTGCCGGTGTGGATGAGCCACGGCGACTGCGTCACCGAGGCGCCCGAAGGCTTCACGGTGACCGCCGAGTCGGCGGGCGCACCGGTCGCCGCATTCGAGGACGTGGCCGGGCGCCGGGCCGGCGTGCAGTTCCACCCCGAGGTCGGGCACACCGCGCACGGCCAGGAGATGCTGACCCGTTTCCTCTACGACATCGCCGGCATCGCGCCGACCTGGACGCCCGAGAACATCATCGACGAGCAGGTTGCCCGGATCCGCGCCCAGATCGGCGACAAGGAGGTCATCTGCGGCCTGTCCGGCGGGGTGGACTCGGCGGTCGCCGCCGCGCTGGTGCACAAGGCGGTCGGTGACCAGCTCACCTGCGTCTTCGTCGACCACGGCCTGCTGCGCGCCGGCGAGGCCGAGCAGGTGGAGAAGGACTACGTGGCCGCCACCGGCATCAAGCTGAAGGTGGTCGACGCGGCCGACCGGTTCCTCGGCGCGCTGGCCGAGGTGACCGACCCCGAGCAGAAGCGCAAGATCATTGGCCGGGAGTTCATCCGGGTCTTCGAGGCCGCGGCCCGCGAGATCGCCGCACACGGTGACGTGGAGTTCCTGGTCCAGGGCACCCTCTACCCGGACGTGGTCGAGTCCGGCGGCGGCACCGGCACCGCCAACATCAAGAGCCACCACAACGTCGGCGGCCTGCCGGAGGACCTGAAGTTCGCGCTGGTCGAGCCGCTGCGCACGCTGTTCAAGGACGAGGTCCGCGCGCTCGGCCTGCAGCTGGGCCTGCCCGAGGCGATGGTCTGGCGGCACCCGTTCCCGGGCCCCGGCCTGGCCATCCGGATCATCGGCGCGGTCAACCAGGAGCGCCTCGACCTGCTCCGCGAGGCCGACCTGATCGCCCGTGAGGAGCTGACCGCCGCCGGCCTGGACCGGGGAGTGTGGCAGTTCCCGGTGGTGCTGCTGGCCGACGTGCGCAGCGTCGGTGTGCAGGGAGACGGACGCAGTTACGGGCATCCCGTAGTGCTGCGCCCCGTCTCCAGCGAGGACGCGATGACGGCGGACTGGTCGCGACTGCCCTACGAGGTGGTTGCCCGGATCTCCACCCGGATCACCAACGAGGTGGCTGAGGTGAACCGGGTGGTGCTGGACGTGACCAGCAAGCCGCCGGGCACCATCGAGTGGGAGTGA
- a CDS encoding LCP family protein, producing the protein MILGSMAPRQRWLLLGLTALAAVALIAASAVVITRLTGDSKPDRGAPVAGSPTPSPVGTPTPSPSGPPPGADITGPLNLLLVGVDTRVSVPGWEPHSDAVLVLHVPKGLGRAYLFSLPRDLLVDIPAFPKADYKGGKTKLTHAMSFGSRVPGKPKQPSTAQGYELLRSAVSGYTGLRIDAGAVLTFNGFDRLVNALGGVDIYVDQRVASMHRRPDGKYRESAPGGYTGPQQVYEKGTQHLNGWQALDYARQRYITGGDYARQRHQQQLIRAMTRKILDEGLARQPERVDQVVAALGDTLVYVGGRRIVDIAYALSGLPENRFTLVSLPGAGVGKGSAYRGEQLTAVGKTFLTELRAGRADAYLAAHPTLVVKN; encoded by the coding sequence ATGATCCTCGGGTCGATGGCGCCGCGCCAACGGTGGCTGCTGCTGGGGCTGACGGCCCTCGCCGCCGTCGCGTTGATCGCGGCGAGCGCGGTGGTGATCACCCGGCTGACCGGCGACAGCAAGCCGGACCGTGGCGCTCCGGTAGCCGGCTCGCCGACCCCGTCGCCGGTCGGCACACCCACCCCGAGCCCCAGCGGCCCACCGCCGGGCGCGGACATCACCGGCCCGCTCAACCTGCTGCTGGTCGGTGTGGACACCCGGGTCAGCGTGCCCGGGTGGGAGCCGCACTCGGACGCCGTGCTGGTGCTGCACGTACCCAAGGGGTTGGGTCGGGCGTACCTCTTCTCGCTCCCCCGCGACCTGCTGGTGGACATCCCGGCGTTCCCCAAGGCTGACTACAAGGGCGGCAAGACCAAGCTCACCCACGCGATGAGCTTCGGCAGCCGGGTGCCGGGCAAACCCAAACAGCCGAGCACAGCCCAGGGGTACGAGCTGCTGCGCAGCGCGGTCAGCGGGTACACCGGGCTGCGCATCGACGCCGGTGCGGTGCTCACGTTCAACGGGTTCGACCGGCTGGTCAACGCCCTGGGCGGGGTGGACATCTACGTCGATCAGCGGGTCGCCTCGATGCACCGCCGACCGGACGGCAAGTACCGGGAGAGCGCGCCGGGCGGGTACACCGGGCCGCAGCAGGTCTACGAGAAGGGCACCCAGCACCTCAACGGCTGGCAGGCGCTGGACTACGCGCGGCAGCGCTACATCACCGGCGGTGACTACGCCCGGCAGCGTCACCAGCAGCAGCTGATCCGGGCAATGACCCGCAAGATCCTGGACGAGGGCCTGGCTCGGCAACCCGAGCGGGTCGACCAGGTGGTCGCCGCGCTGGGCGACACGCTGGTCTACGTGGGCGGGCGCCGGATCGTCGATATCGCGTACGCCCTGAGCGGTCTGCCGGAGAACCGTTTCACGCTGGTCAGCCTGCCCGGTGCCGGCGTCGGCAAGGGCAGCGCCTATCGCGGTGAACAGCTCACCGCTGTCGGGAAGACGTTCCTCACCGAGCTCCGCGCCGGCCGCGCCGACGCCTATCTGGCAGCCCACCCCACCCTGGTCGTCAAGAACTGA
- a CDS encoding PspC domain-containing protein, with translation MTSTTAPRAPYKQLRRPTTDRMVAGVASGIGRYFAVDPTLVRVIFAVSGLLTGGLALFAYPIMWFLMPEEPTGAPAWPHAAGVAPQAGPQPTAGPAPGGPEPGYAPTQPYPPTSQPYPPTTPSNTPPSPPYAA, from the coding sequence ATGACATCCACCACCGCTCCCCGCGCCCCGTACAAGCAGCTCCGTCGACCCACCACCGACCGCATGGTCGCGGGGGTCGCCAGCGGCATCGGCCGCTACTTCGCCGTCGACCCCACCCTGGTCCGGGTGATCTTCGCGGTCAGCGGCCTGCTCACCGGCGGGCTCGCACTGTTCGCGTACCCGATCATGTGGTTCCTGATGCCGGAGGAGCCCACCGGCGCGCCGGCCTGGCCGCACGCGGCGGGCGTCGCGCCGCAGGCAGGCCCGCAGCCCACCGCCGGGCCCGCGCCGGGCGGGCCGGAGCCGGGGTACGCCCCGACGCAGCCCTACCCGCCGACGAGCCAGCCCTACCCGCCGACGACCCCGTCGAACACGCCGCCGAGCCCGCCGTACGCCGCGTGA
- a CDS encoding GuaB3 family IMP dehydrogenase-related protein — MRDVVEIGLGKTAQRGYHLDDIAIVPSRRTRDVDDVSTSWQLDAYPFGIPCVGHPSDATMSPSSAVRLGQLGGLGVLNVEGLWTRYENPTKVLDELASLDEEARATKRLQEVYAEPIRPDLIAERVRELRAGGGTVAVRVSPQHTLALAPVILDAGVDILVIQGTIVSAEHVSTTDEPLNLKEFIADLDLPVIVGGCTDYKTALHLMRTGAAGVIVGIGGDEWSTTESVLGIRVPMATAIADAAAARRDYLDETGGRYVHLIADGDIQTSGDIAKALGCGADAVMLGEPLSLCDEAPAGGAWWHSAASHPSLPRGAFEVAGEPLGSMEQLLFGPADEADGQLNLFGGLRRAMAKCGYRDLKEFQKVGLVLDR; from the coding sequence ATGCGTGACGTGGTCGAGATCGGGCTGGGCAAGACCGCGCAGCGCGGCTACCACCTGGACGACATCGCCATCGTGCCGAGCCGCCGCACCCGGGACGTCGACGACGTCTCCACCTCGTGGCAGCTCGACGCGTACCCGTTCGGCATTCCGTGCGTCGGCCACCCCTCCGACGCCACCATGAGTCCGTCGTCGGCGGTGCGGCTCGGGCAGCTCGGCGGTCTCGGCGTGCTCAACGTCGAAGGGCTCTGGACCCGCTACGAGAACCCGACCAAGGTGCTCGACGAGCTGGCCAGCCTCGACGAGGAGGCCCGCGCCACCAAGCGGCTCCAAGAGGTGTACGCCGAGCCGATCCGCCCGGACCTGATCGCTGAGCGGGTACGCGAGCTGCGCGCCGGTGGCGGCACGGTGGCGGTGCGGGTGTCCCCGCAGCACACCTTGGCGCTGGCCCCGGTGATCCTGGACGCCGGGGTGGACATCCTGGTCATCCAGGGCACCATCGTCTCGGCCGAGCACGTGTCGACCACCGACGAGCCGCTGAACCTCAAGGAGTTCATCGCCGACCTCGACCTGCCGGTGATCGTCGGCGGCTGCACGGACTACAAGACCGCTCTGCACCTGATGCGCACCGGCGCGGCTGGTGTGATCGTGGGCATCGGTGGCGACGAGTGGTCGACGACCGAGTCGGTGCTGGGCATCCGGGTGCCGATGGCCACCGCGATCGCCGACGCCGCGGCCGCCCGTCGTGACTACCTCGACGAGACCGGTGGCCGGTACGTGCACCTGATCGCCGACGGTGACATCCAGACCTCGGGCGACATCGCCAAGGCGCTGGGCTGCGGCGCGGACGCGGTGATGCTCGGTGAGCCGTTGTCGCTCTGCGACGAGGCGCCCGCCGGTGGTGCCTGGTGGCACTCGGCGGCGAGCCACCCGTCGCTGCCGCGGGGTGCCTTCGAGGTGGCCGGTGAGCCGCTCGGGTCGATGGAGCAACTGCTCTTCGGTCCGGCGGACGAGGCCGACGGTCAGCTCAACCTGTTCGGTGGGCTGCGTCGGGCGATGGCCAAGTGCGGTTACCGCGACCTGAAGGAGTTCCAGAAGGTCGGCCTGGTCCTCGACCGCTGA